The Stigmatella aurantiaca DW4/3-1 genome contains the following window.
GGCGATCGGTGATGTCGAAGCTGAAGCCGTCGAAACCGCCTTGGTGGGAGCCGACCCGCTGGCCGTTGACGTAGACCGTGGCCTCCCAGTCCACCGCGCCAAAGTGGAGCTGAACCCGTCGGCCGTTCCAGCCCGCGGGCACCGTGAAGGTGCGGCGGTACCACATGCGCTCTTGGTGGCGCTGGATGCCCGAGAGGGCCGATTCAATGGGGAAGGGCACCAGCACGCTCTCGGAGAGTGTCTGGTTGAAGGGGGGCGTCTGGCCCGCCGAGGCGTTGGCGAACTGCCACTCACCGTTCAGGTTTTGCCAGTCGCTGCGCACCAGTTGCGGGCGCGGATATTCGGGCAGTGCGTTGCTGGGGGAGACCTGGGCGGTCCACGGCGTGGACAGGGGGGGCGTCTTGCGAATCCAAGCCGCTTCCGCGCTCACGGGCGGGAGGAGTCCGCACAACAGGGGAAGCAACAACAGGGCGTTTCGGCTGCGCCTGAGGGATGTCGGGGAGGAGTGCATGGCTTTTCCTTGGAAGGCGGCCAAGGAGCATTCATCAGTTGATGATGCTTAGTCATGAATTTCTTGAATTGCTGCGCTGCGCCAAAAAACGTTGCCGGACCAGTTCTCAGGCAGCGGGCATTCTCGGGGACTTCGCGGAGGAAACGCGCGCAGGCTGTCTCTTCTGGAATCTCCTGGGCCCGCAGGTCGAGACACGTCCAGGCCCGGCGCAGCGCGTGCTCGGCCCAAGCTGGGCTGGGCCGTCTCCTTCGCTTTGCCAGCACCGAGGGCCTCCTCACTCGGTTACCGCACCAGATCTGTTCTGCGCGACCCTGTTGTCCGACAGGTTTGTTAGCCCCCCCCCCGAGGGCTCACCCGTTCAATCTACCCAGGGGCCGTAGCCGCAGACGCTAGCCCTCAACGTGTCTGCTTGTCCGACAGGTTCGTGGCAGGCGGCCCGCAGGCCACCCTCCGTCCGACGCTGTCTCCACGTTTCCGACTGCTCGCTTGCTTTTGCTCAACACCCTCTTAGATCGCGCAAGGTGGCCTGGCGCTCCACGCTCGAAGAGGTGTCCGAGCACCTCTGGAAAACCGTTACCGACATGCTTCCGGTTCAATCTTCAGGAGCGCGGCTACTCGGCCGTGCGTGCCAGCCAAGTCGTGGACGAACTTGAGCACCACGTCCTCCTGAAGGCGTGACAGGCAGGCTGGACCGTCCGGAGGGGCACTCACGGTCTCTCCGGATGGGACCTGGACCGGAGGAGGCGAACCCACCGCAGTCGATGCAGCATCGCTGAAGGGCTCTGAGGATTCCTCCTGCTGGGCATGCTCCAGCGCGGCGGCTACGAGCGTTCTCTCGCGTGCACCACCCGTGAGTGCCTGGGCAGGGCGACTCCTCGAAACTCACGCAGCGGATGGAGCCGCTTCTGACTTCCGGGCAGGTGATTGCCGTCGATGACTCGGACGCGATAGCCCTCGGCCCACGGCTTCTGGCCTATCCGCAAGGGCTTCACCAGGAGAGGATCTGGGCTTCCCGGGTGAAGCGGAAGGCCACCTCTGGGTTCGTCGGCTTGAGGGCCACCGTACGGCCCGTGTGGCCATCCCAGGCCTGATAGACGAGGCCCATGCCGCCTCGGCCCTCGAGCCGCTGGAGGGTGAAGCGGCCAGCGAGGACGGTACCCGGGGGCAGCAGGGGCGCAAACATCGCGGATGAGGGCTGCATTCGATGTGAAGTCTAGCGCCGTGGTTGGCGGAGGGAGGGGAGGGTGGTAGGCCTTCTGTTCACCTTGGAGCCCACCCTCCCGTGAAGCCTCTGCTCACCGTGATCGCGGGCCCGACGGCCTCGGGCAAGACGGCGCTGGCCGTGGAGCTGGCCCGGCGCGCGGGCGGAGAGATCGTCAGCGCGGACTCCCAACAGGTGTACCGTTTCTTCGACATTGGGACGGCCAAGCCCTCCGAGGAGGAGCGGGCCGCCGTGCCCCATCACCTCATCTCGGTGGTGGATCCCCTGGAGACGTTCTCGGCGGCGGAGTACCAGCGGCACGCGGACGCGGCCATCGCGGAGATCGCCGCGCGGGGCCGGCCGGTGTTCCTCGTGGGGGGCACGGGCTTGTACCTGCGCATCCTTCTGCACGGGGTGGTGGAGGCGCCCGGGGCGGATCCCGCGCTCCGGGCGTCCCTGGAAGCCCTGGCCGCCGCCGAGGGACGCGAGGCCGTTCACCGGCAACTGGCCCAGGTGGATCCCGAGACGGCCGCGAAGCTGCCCACCAACGACCTGGTCCGGATCATCCGCGCGCTGGAGATCCACTCACGGACCGGCGTCCCCGCCTCGGTCTGGCGCCGGGAGCATGCGTTCGCGCCGGACCGGTATCCGTTCCGGCTCTTCATCCTGGAGCCTCCGCGAGAGGACCTCTACCGGGCCATCCACGCGCGCACCGAGGCCATGTTCGCCCGGGGGCTCATCGAGGAGACGCAAGCGCTGCTGGCCCGGGGCTATGCGGAGGCCGCGCCCATGCGGAGCGTGGGCTACGTGCAGGCCCGCGCCGTGGCCGAGGGGCGGATGAGCCGCGAGGAGGCCCTCCAGGACACGGCGCAGGAGACGCGCCGGTACGCCAAGCGGCAGCTCACCTGGTTCCGGAAGGAACCCGGCGCGGTGCACGTGTCCCCTCCGTATGACGTGGCGCTCTGGGAGCGCTGAGCCGCCGAGGGCTCAGGACGCGTAGCGATCCGAGTCGAGGTCCGAGGGCCCCGCCGCCGGGTGCAGGGGGGCGTGGTGGGGGGCCTCCAGGGGCTCGCCCAGCAGGGCCTGCATCAGCTGCCGGGGCTCCACGGGCTTCGGGAGGAACGCCTCCGCTCCCGCATCCAGGGCGCCCTGCTGCACGTGGGGGCGGTTCAGACCGCTCATGACGATGACCCGCGTGTTGCGCGTCAACGGGTGCTTCTTGAGCCCCTCGCACAGCCGCAGGCCGTCCACCCAGTGCAGCACCACATCCAGCAGGATGGCGGTGGGCGGGCGGCGGGCCACCGCGCAGAACAGCGCCAGCTCGTCCGCGAAGGCCACCACCGTGGCCCCCGTGGACTCCAGCAGCTGCGTCATCGCATCGCGGGCATCCGCATCGTCATCCACCACGTAATAGAGGTCCGGCTCCAGCGAGGGCATGGCCGTCGGCACGGGTTCCACCGTCGTGCGCAGCCACGAGCCCACCACTTCGCGCATGCCCGCCCAGCGCGCCGAGGCCAGCAGCGCCAGCGGGGTGGGCGAGGCCAGTCCGAGCACGCCGCCACTGTAGACGCCGCCCACGGCTCCCCGCTTGCGGGCGGCCAGGAACGCCTCGGGGGCCCTGCGTCCCGCCCGCCGCAGCCAGGCGATGGAGCGAGCTCCCGCGGCCGAGTCCTCCAACATCTCCGAGAGCCCGTGGCGGATATACCGGCGCTCCAGCGACGCGCAGGACAGCCCGCCATCGAGCAGCCCCACCGCGGCGCGGCTACAGGTCGCCAGCGTCTCGGACAGGCCGATCTGCAAGGGGTGCCCGAGCGCCGCCGCGCCCACGGCGATCTGCCCCGGTGCCACCAGGGTGCGGCCAGGGCCGAAGGGCAGGCGCGTCG
Protein-coding sequences here:
- a CDS encoding response regulator: MSADRLVSGSRVAIVGGGIAGAGLAASLLFNGRARGISLDVRVYSQGEPDSVPPPVVLTPECRSRLAALGCRVPLDWRVHELRGVEVIAHGRRELLPAPPGGLWVVDSWPHGPGGMAAVREALSTAATTQGARFIPRHVDRVENQPPSPDAPAAVRGSGSLVVRAQGSGERFHAVALAAGAGASLGDGFFPGFQPAPSVAAVHARVRQSASRLTLAPLARLWISPLPTIDGLFLLPSAHSVYVLAFGPAVTPADLCQALMMAARDGLLEEGFELSCLETTRLPFGPGRTLVAPGQIAVGAAALGHPLQIGLSETLATCSRAAVGLLDGGLSCASLERRYIRHGLSEMLEDSAAGARSIAWLRRAGRRAPEAFLAARKRGAVGGVYSGGVLGLASPTPLALLASARWAGMREVVGSWLRTTVEPVPTAMPSLEPDLYYVVDDDADARDAMTQLLESTGATVVAFADELALFCAVARRPPTAILLDVVLHWVDGLRLCEGLKKHPLTRNTRVIVMSGLNRPHVQQGALDAGAEAFLPKPVEPRQLMQALLGEPLEAPHHAPLHPAAGPSDLDSDRYAS
- the miaA gene encoding tRNA (adenosine(37)-N6)-dimethylallyltransferase MiaA — translated: MKPLLTVIAGPTASGKTALAVELARRAGGEIVSADSQQVYRFFDIGTAKPSEEERAAVPHHLISVVDPLETFSAAEYQRHADAAIAEIAARGRPVFLVGGTGLYLRILLHGVVEAPGADPALRASLEALAAAEGREAVHRQLAQVDPETAAKLPTNDLVRIIRALEIHSRTGVPASVWRREHAFAPDRYPFRLFILEPPREDLYRAIHARTEAMFARGLIEETQALLARGYAEAAPMRSVGYVQARAVAEGRMSREEALQDTAQETRRYAKRQLTWFRKEPGAVHVSPPYDVALWER